The Leptospirales bacterium genome has a window encoding:
- a CDS encoding DUF4105 domain-containing protein: protein MKRLLVLIIFFSCGWHSLAAAPDELTQTLSNSPQELQDLQQTLLNFRSPPPAGLRPLAGHRFRVDLFTIEPGAAPYSVWGHTALRIYDAAHDRDLVFDFGRFQFDDRFFERFLRNQPQYELGVDPLLRTFLFYQRYENRRIYAQQLLLSDAEAQALLLKLLTNYRPENRVYRYNHYTDNCTTRIRDLIDGLLDGRLKARFGPEATEHSFRSSGAEKTLSWPVKSLSPFYWLAVNLIQGALVDDPITVWQRLFLPEELMQRLDQLRTEEHLESRVGPIQLALPSASLPLDQSVRLAPWLTWGALYGLLLALCFAWPAWQIKRRGAVVFGALTRKAHHMGAGLLGALLLFLWLGADHESMDNNWNVLCYPPFLWLIPFLEFFWRSPRWNVWKLKLNFYLTFPPALAAICALTGLAPRSALAFALPALGIQYLIFLRYRRLLSAAEA from the coding sequence ATGAAGCGTCTTCTGGTCCTTATCATCTTTTTCTCCTGCGGATGGCACAGCCTGGCGGCGGCGCCCGACGAGCTGACGCAGACGCTATCAAACTCGCCGCAGGAACTGCAGGATTTGCAGCAAACTCTGCTCAATTTTCGTTCGCCGCCTCCGGCTGGACTGCGGCCGCTGGCCGGCCATCGATTTCGAGTGGATCTCTTTACGATTGAGCCTGGCGCAGCGCCCTACTCCGTTTGGGGCCATACGGCGCTTCGCATTTACGACGCCGCGCATGATCGCGATCTGGTCTTCGATTTTGGCCGCTTTCAATTTGATGATCGCTTTTTTGAACGCTTCTTGCGCAACCAGCCGCAATATGAACTGGGCGTAGATCCTTTGCTGCGCACCTTTCTGTTCTATCAGCGCTATGAAAACCGGCGCATCTATGCACAGCAATTGCTGCTGAGCGATGCGGAAGCTCAGGCGTTGCTGCTCAAACTCCTGACGAACTACCGGCCAGAGAACCGCGTCTATCGCTACAATCACTATACCGACAACTGTACCACGCGCATTCGCGATCTTATCGATGGACTGCTCGACGGCCGCTTGAAGGCGCGTTTCGGACCGGAGGCGACAGAGCACAGCTTTCGCAGTTCCGGAGCGGAGAAGACGCTGAGCTGGCCTGTAAAGTCGCTCTCGCCTTTCTACTGGCTGGCGGTGAATCTGATCCAGGGTGCGCTGGTCGATGATCCGATTACCGTCTGGCAACGCCTGTTCTTGCCGGAAGAATTGATGCAGCGTCTGGATCAACTGCGCACAGAGGAACATCTGGAGTCGAGGGTAGGGCCAATACAATTAGCATTGCCCTCCGCTTCACTGCCGCTGGACCAGAGCGTGCGTCTTGCGCCCTGGCTGACCTGGGGGGCGCTCTACGGTTTGCTGCTGGCGCTGTGTTTTGCCTGGCCGGCCTGGCAGATCAAGCGACGGGGCGCTGTTGTATTTGGCGCACTGACCCGCAAAGCACATCACATGGGCGCCGGACTGCTGGGAGCGCTCTTGCTATTTTTGTGGCTGGGTGCGGATCATGAATCGATGGACAATAACTGGAATGTATTGTGCTATCCGCCCTTTCTGTGGCTGATACCCTTTCTGGAGTTCTTCTGGAGAAGTCCGCGCTGGAATGTATGGAAGTTGAAGCTCAACTTCTATCTAACCTTTCCGCCAGCGCTGGCCGCAATTTGCGCCCTGACCGGCCTTGCGCCACGCAGCGCCCTGGCCTTTGCCCTGCCCGCACTGGGCATCCAGTACTTGATCTTCTTGCGCTATCGACGCCTGCTGTCCGCTGCAGAAGCGTAG
- a CDS encoding circularly permuted ATPgrasp domain protein — protein MGKLAESLNQNCQCVSMDRQRLQSALALSLAADKVDALLAERPHLFSEAPVFLSGDWVQKMQRAIRSVEAVLASPGFRRRLGISEAVDQPVERGMFMGYDFHMTPEGPRLIEINTNAGGAYLNLALGRAILKCCDAIAPLAEWQERQMAIAEEAIKKMFLAEFARFDASRPLQTIALCDREPEQQYLFPEFLLWQKQMRDAGLHALIVDPRQLEHRSDGLYYEDRRIDMIYNRLTDFALQDADSAALASAWQARTVALSPNPLHHRLYAQKSNLALLSDPLELAAMGIDESHIEILQQSVMPGVVVSKENADLLWRDRKRWFFKPESGFGSRGAYRGEKLTTRVYSEIVKGGYIAQAYCPPSERQISKEQRLKMDVRSYVYDGQLQLLASRLYQGQTTNFRTPGGGFAPLYITPEFSGARDQEPVAKTIRMGS, from the coding sequence ATGGGCAAACTGGCCGAGTCCTTAAATCAAAACTGTCAGTGCGTTAGCATGGACCGTCAGCGGCTGCAAAGTGCGCTCGCGCTTTCCCTGGCCGCAGATAAGGTCGATGCTCTGCTGGCCGAGCGTCCGCACCTGTTCAGCGAGGCGCCGGTCTTTCTGTCCGGGGACTGGGTGCAGAAGATGCAGCGGGCAATTCGAAGCGTTGAGGCGGTCCTTGCCAGTCCCGGCTTTCGCCGCCGTCTGGGAATCAGCGAAGCCGTAGATCAGCCAGTGGAACGCGGGATGTTCATGGGCTACGATTTTCATATGACGCCCGAGGGCCCGCGCCTCATCGAAATCAATACCAATGCCGGCGGCGCTTATTTGAATCTGGCGCTGGGCCGCGCCATTTTGAAGTGCTGCGATGCCATCGCGCCGCTGGCCGAGTGGCAGGAACGACAGATGGCGATTGCCGAAGAGGCAATCAAGAAAATGTTCCTGGCGGAGTTTGCTCGCTTTGACGCCTCGCGTCCTTTGCAAACCATCGCACTTTGCGACCGCGAACCCGAGCAGCAGTATCTGTTTCCGGAATTCTTACTCTGGCAAAAGCAGATGCGCGACGCCGGATTGCACGCCCTGATCGTGGATCCTCGCCAGCTCGAGCATCGTAGCGACGGTCTTTACTATGAAGACCGGCGCATCGACATGATTTACAACCGGCTGACCGACTTTGCATTGCAAGATGCGGATTCGGCGGCGCTGGCCAGCGCCTGGCAGGCGCGCACCGTCGCCCTCTCGCCCAATCCGCTGCACCATCGACTATATGCACAGAAAAGCAATCTGGCGCTGCTTTCCGACCCGCTGGAACTGGCGGCGATGGGCATCGATGAATCACACATTGAGATACTGCAGCAAAGTGTGATGCCAGGCGTCGTCGTAAGCAAAGAAAATGCAGATCTTTTGTGGCGCGATCGGAAACGCTGGTTTTTTAAGCCGGAGTCAGGCTTTGGTTCGCGCGGCGCCTATCGCGGCGAGAAACTGACCACTCGCGTCTATTCGGAAATCGTGAAGGGCGGCTACATTGCTCAGGCCTATTGTCCGCCGTCCGAGCGGCAGATCAGCAAAGAGCAGCGGCTGAAGATGGACGTTCGCAGCTACGTCTATGATGGCCAGCTACAGCTGCTGGCGTCCAGGCTCTACCAGGGACAAACCACAAACTTCCGGACGCCAGGAGGCGGTTTTGCGCCGCTCTACATCACGCCGGAGTTCAGCGGCGCCAGGGACCAGGAGCCGGTCGCAAAAACCATACGGATGGGATCTTAG
- the msrA gene encoding peptide-methionine (S)-S-oxide reductase MsrA → MARATLGGGCFWCLEAVFQRQPGVKRVRSGYAGGKIANPGYRQVCAGDSGHAEVVEIEFDSNETSYDKLLELFWACHDPTTLNRQGADVGTQYRSVIFYHDESQKRMAEASRAAAQSHFERPIVTEILAAPTFYPAEDYHQNYYQDNRAQPYCMYVIRPKMEKLGLE, encoded by the coding sequence CTGGCGCGAGCCACCCTTGGCGGCGGCTGTTTCTGGTGCCTGGAGGCGGTCTTCCAGCGTCAACCAGGGGTCAAACGCGTTCGGTCCGGATACGCTGGCGGAAAGATTGCCAACCCCGGCTACCGGCAGGTTTGCGCCGGAGACAGCGGCCACGCTGAAGTTGTCGAGATTGAGTTCGATTCGAATGAAACAAGCTACGACAAACTGCTGGAGCTCTTCTGGGCCTGCCACGACCCGACCACGCTCAACCGTCAGGGTGCGGACGTCGGTACGCAATACCGATCCGTCATTTTTTACCATGACGAATCTCAGAAGCGGATGGCCGAGGCCTCTCGAGCTGCAGCGCAGTCGCACTTTGAGCGGCCCATCGTCACAGAGATTTTGGCGGCGCCGACCTTCTATCCGGCGGAAGACTACCACCAGAATTACTATCAAGACAATCGCGCTCAGCCCTATTGCATGTATGTGATTCGTCCCAAGATGGAGAAACTGGGATTGGAATAA
- a CDS encoding glutamate synthase subunit beta produces the protein MGKPTGFMEYKRARTAYEPAETRIKHWREFEKTFEDDTAREQAARCMDCGVPFCHGDTGCPTDNLIPEWNDLVYRGRWKEALENLHSTNNFPEFTGWLCPAPCESACVLGITDPAVTIKQIERAIIARGFEEGWVEPKPPREMTGKSAAIIGSGPAGLAAAQQLARAGHAVTVFEKADKIGGLLRYGIPDFKMEKFHIDRRLKQMELEGVRFRCGVHVGVDIEADQLLAEFDAVILAMGAEDPIPLHIPGADLQGVHWAMDYLIQANRVVAGEKVANQIQARDKRVIVIGGGDTGSDCIGTANRQGARSIINFRRSQQPPTERPDDHPWPLYPEVFRTSTSHEEGVERHFQINPRQFRGTNGKVTQLVASRVEKNAAGRFEEKPDSEIVWDADLVLLAMGYRGPVRSGLVEQLQSRGLQLDANGNVAAGFGRSDAAFKTSLPGVYACGDVRRGQSLIVWAISEGRKCAQVVHHELLASLRK, from the coding sequence ATGGGTAAGCCGACAGGATTCATGGAATACAAGCGCGCCCGTACGGCCTACGAGCCGGCGGAGACGCGCATCAAGCATTGGCGCGAATTCGAAAAGACCTTCGAGGATGATACGGCGCGGGAACAGGCGGCGCGCTGTATGGACTGTGGCGTTCCCTTTTGCCACGGCGATACCGGCTGCCCCACTGACAATTTGATTCCGGAATGGAATGATCTGGTCTATCGCGGCCGCTGGAAAGAAGCCCTGGAAAACCTGCACAGCACCAACAATTTTCCGGAATTCACCGGCTGGCTCTGTCCGGCGCCCTGCGAATCGGCCTGCGTGCTTGGCATCACCGACCCCGCTGTGACCATCAAGCAAATCGAGCGCGCTATTATTGCTCGCGGTTTTGAAGAAGGTTGGGTGGAGCCCAAGCCGCCGCGCGAAATGACCGGCAAGAGCGCGGCGATCATCGGCAGCGGTCCCGCCGGACTGGCGGCGGCGCAGCAACTGGCGCGCGCCGGCCACGCCGTGACGGTATTTGAAAAAGCCGATAAAATTGGCGGACTGCTGCGTTACGGAATTCCCGATTTCAAGATGGAAAAATTTCATATCGATCGCCGGCTCAAGCAAATGGAGCTAGAAGGCGTTCGCTTTCGCTGCGGCGTTCACGTTGGCGTCGACATAGAAGCTGACCAACTGCTGGCCGAATTTGACGCAGTGATTCTGGCAATGGGCGCCGAGGATCCCATTCCGCTGCATATCCCTGGGGCCGATTTGCAGGGCGTACACTGGGCCATGGACTACTTGATTCAGGCCAATCGCGTCGTCGCCGGCGAAAAGGTCGCAAATCAGATTCAGGCGCGGGACAAAAGGGTGATAGTGATTGGCGGGGGAGATACCGGATCCGATTGTATTGGCACGGCCAACCGCCAGGGCGCGCGCTCGATTATCAATTTCCGTCGCTCGCAGCAGCCGCCAACGGAGCGCCCTGACGATCATCCCTGGCCGCTCTATCCGGAAGTATTTCGAACTTCAACCAGTCACGAAGAGGGCGTGGAGCGGCATTTTCAAATCAACCCCAGGCAGTTTCGCGGTACAAACGGCAAGGTCACACAGCTGGTCGCCTCCCGCGTCGAGAAGAATGCCGCTGGACGATTTGAAGAGAAGCCGGACTCCGAAATCGTCTGGGATGCGGACCTGGTGCTGCTGGCTATGGGCTATCGCGGTCCGGTGCGCTCTGGATTGGTCGAGCAACTGCAAAGCCGCGGTTTGCAGCTGGATGCCAACGGCAATGTGGCCGCCGGCTTTGGTCGAAGCGACGCCGCTTTCAAGACCAGCCTGCCCGGCGTCTACGCCTGCGGCGACGTTCGCCGCGGCCAATCGCTGATCGTTTGGGCTATTTCCGAGGGACGGAAGTGCGCCCAGGTAGTGCATCACGAATTACTGGCCAGCCTGCGCAAATAA